A single genomic interval of Chitinophaga sp. 180180018-3 harbors:
- a CDS encoding AsmA-like C-terminal region-containing protein, with product MRSVTIKKIALKALKIFSISVATIILLLFLLPILFPTTVSNKIKTWTNNSITGDLNFSRARLSFFNHFPALTLTLYDFSLKGAAPFEKDTLIAAKEVALGINLSSVFSNSINIDEIYLTKGNIHVLVDTAGHPNYNVYKSGPPSATPQKKDSGSATMKIERIQLDHCNIVYDDQSVPMYIQAMDVNYLGKGDLAKAQFDLYSKISIGSFDLSYARTPYILKKKLKGELITKINTNSLDFVFERNDLKINELPVRLNGSFGFLKNGYRMDFRLSSRESELHAIFGALPPEYAGWAEHMNISGKADVNASLIGEYLAASNTMPDLTFNMKVRDGVITNDKAPAPVKNLFLNFQSKLAQLNTDSLYVNVDSIFFNIDKDYFSSVIRIRGLNTPEIHMKMNTDIDLDKWNKAVGLKTIDLKGRFKAHLQADGKYAKGVVYKGNLHKHADTVITSIPVFNFDATLRDGYFKLGAMPGSVNNIGFNVHASCPDGNYTHTYFNIEDINANMLSNYIKGYLRVSNAQAPLIDGKLASVLHLSDLRKVYPMDSIDVNGDLTMNIDTKGTYLPSKRLFPVTTATLKMNNGTVQTKYYPKPIEKINIDAAVTNTTGTMQSTRINLKPVSFEFEGQPFVLKADLSNFDNLQYNIASNGIIDLGRIYKVFAVKGYDVKGFIKTDLQLRGSQADAMAGRYGKLQNSGTLTIKDITLLSDLFPLPFLISNGVFRFDQDKMWFDQFNASYGKSQITLNGYLSNVIGYATQKDQPLHGTFDLKSSFILVDEWMVNGAGKSSGSAPSAPSATGSASPGVVMVPGNLDLTLNAAAAKVRFKGMDINDFKGQLVIDSSKLKLNKTGFNIIGAPVEMDATYVSLQPKRASFDYHITAKEFDIKRAYNEIKIFHDMASSASSASGIVGLDYTLSGKLDENMSPIYPSLKGGGVLSVKKIKLKGFKLLNAVGSSTGKDDVKDPDLSQVDIKSSINNNIITINRTKLRIAGFRPRFEGQVSLDGKLNLKGRLGLPPFGIFGIPFTVSGTQSAPKVNLRRGSDNKLEETKDTDEEDK from the coding sequence ATGCGTAGTGTAACTATCAAGAAAATTGCCTTAAAGGCATTAAAGATTTTTTCCATATCCGTTGCTACTATTATCTTATTGTTGTTTTTGTTGCCTATTCTTTTCCCTACAACGGTATCAAATAAGATCAAGACCTGGACGAATAACAGTATTACCGGCGATCTTAATTTTTCGCGGGCAAGGCTATCGTTTTTCAATCATTTTCCCGCGCTCACACTCACTTTGTACGACTTCAGCCTGAAAGGCGCCGCGCCTTTTGAGAAAGATACGCTGATAGCTGCCAAAGAAGTAGCCCTCGGTATTAATCTCTCCAGCGTATTTTCGAATTCCATTAATATCGATGAAATATACCTGACTAAAGGCAATATTCATGTGTTGGTCGATACAGCAGGGCATCCTAACTACAACGTTTATAAATCCGGTCCGCCTTCTGCCACGCCGCAAAAAAAAGATAGTGGCAGCGCTACAATGAAGATAGAACGTATACAGCTGGATCACTGCAACATCGTTTATGACGATCAGTCGGTACCCATGTATATCCAGGCCATGGACGTCAACTACCTCGGTAAAGGAGACCTTGCGAAAGCACAGTTTGATCTTTATTCTAAGATCAGCATTGGTTCATTTGATCTGAGTTATGCCAGGACTCCGTATATCCTGAAGAAAAAGCTGAAAGGAGAGCTGATCACGAAGATCAATACCAACTCGCTAGATTTCGTTTTTGAACGAAACGATCTGAAAATAAATGAACTGCCAGTACGGCTAAACGGCTCTTTCGGGTTCCTGAAAAACGGCTACCGGATGGACTTCCGGCTCAGCTCCCGGGAATCGGAGCTGCATGCCATTTTTGGCGCCCTCCCACCGGAATATGCCGGATGGGCAGAGCACATGAACATCAGCGGTAAGGCCGATGTAAACGCCTCCCTCATCGGGGAATACCTGGCCGCCAGCAATACCATGCCGGATCTGACGTTCAATATGAAGGTACGGGATGGTGTGATCACCAATGATAAAGCGCCGGCGCCGGTGAAAAACCTGTTCCTGAACTTCCAGTCGAAACTCGCACAACTGAACACCGACAGCCTCTATGTAAATGTGGATTCCATCTTCTTCAACATCGATAAAGATTATTTCAGCTCCGTCATCCGCATCCGGGGCCTTAATACACCGGAAATTCATATGAAGATGAATACCGATATAGACCTGGATAAATGGAATAAAGCGGTTGGCTTAAAAACAATAGACCTGAAAGGAAGATTCAAAGCGCATTTGCAGGCTGATGGTAAATATGCCAAAGGAGTTGTTTATAAAGGGAATCTGCACAAACACGCAGATACCGTGATTACCAGTATTCCGGTATTTAATTTTGACGCCACCCTGCGCGACGGATATTTCAAATTGGGCGCCATGCCTGGTAGCGTCAATAACATTGGTTTCAACGTTCATGCGTCGTGCCCGGATGGCAACTACACCCACACGTATTTCAATATAGAGGATATCAACGCCAATATGCTGAGCAACTATATCAAAGGATATCTGCGGGTCAGCAATGCGCAGGCGCCGCTCATAGACGGCAAACTGGCGTCGGTGTTGCATCTGAGCGATCTCAGGAAAGTGTACCCGATGGACAGCATCGATGTCAATGGCGATCTGACGATGAACATTGATACCAAAGGCACCTATCTTCCCTCTAAACGGCTGTTTCCTGTTACCACCGCCACTTTGAAGATGAATAACGGTACCGTACAAACGAAATACTATCCCAAACCAATTGAAAAAATTAATATAGACGCAGCTGTTACCAATACCACCGGTACTATGCAATCCACGCGGATCAACCTCAAACCGGTTTCTTTCGAATTTGAGGGGCAACCGTTTGTATTAAAGGCCGATCTCAGCAACTTTGATAACCTCCAATATAATATTGCATCCAATGGTATCATAGACCTGGGACGTATCTATAAAGTGTTCGCAGTAAAAGGCTACGACGTGAAAGGCTTTATAAAAACAGACCTTCAGCTCCGCGGCTCTCAGGCCGATGCTATGGCCGGCCGGTACGGTAAGCTTCAGAACAGCGGTACACTTACTATCAAAGACATCACCCTCCTATCGGACCTGTTCCCACTTCCGTTCCTTATCAGCAATGGCGTTTTCCGTTTCGATCAGGACAAAATGTGGTTCGACCAATTCAACGCCAGCTACGGCAAATCGCAAATTACCCTCAATGGGTATCTTAGCAATGTAATCGGCTATGCTACCCAAAAAGACCAGCCGCTGCACGGCACCTTTGACCTGAAAAGCAGTTTCATACTCGTGGATGAATGGATGGTAAACGGCGCCGGCAAAAGCTCCGGCTCAGCCCCCAGCGCTCCATCAGCCACAGGTTCAGCCTCCCCTGGTGTGGTGATGGTGCCCGGCAACCTGGATCTTACTTTAAATGCAGCGGCTGCAAAGGTGCGCTTTAAGGGCATGGACATCAACGATTTCAAAGGACAACTGGTGATCGACAGCAGCAAGCTTAAACTAAATAAAACCGGGTTTAACATCATCGGCGCACCGGTGGAAATGGATGCCACCTATGTAAGCCTGCAGCCCAAACGGGCCAGCTTCGACTATCACATCACTGCAAAAGAATTTGATATCAAAAGAGCTTACAATGAAATAAAAATATTTCATGACATGGCCTCTTCCGCTTCCTCTGCCAGTGGTATAGTAGGACTGGATTATACGCTTAGCGGCAAGCTCGATGAGAACATGAGCCCTATATATCCTTCCCTGAAAGGAGGTGGCGTGTTATCTGTCAAAAAAATAAAACTGAAAGGATTCAAACTGCTCAATGCAGTAGGCAGCAGCACCGGTAAAGATGATGTAAAAGATCCGGACCTTTCCCAGGTAGATATCAAAAGCAGTATCAACAATAATATCATTACCATTAACAGGACGAAGCTGCGCATTGCCGGATTCCGGCCGCGTTTCGAAGGACAGGTAAGCCTCGATGGAAAGCTTAATCTGAAAGGGCGCCTCGGACTTCCTCCATTCGGAATATTTGGTATACCCTTCACCGTTAGTGGTACACAAAGCGCTCCTAAAGTGAACCTGCGCAGAGGCAGCGACAATAAACTGGAAGAAACAAAAGACACTGACGAAGAAGATAAATAA
- a CDS encoding WG repeat-containing protein codes for MMKFVKPIAILALTVCCSYACKERKPSPELLEFVKQFDGKNLAEAKTLLEEQKEQVDNFLSFIGKFDKATPKSYKAGEEEVTTAFQIPVAADVAAQYTTWLQHAGIRQQFRFPGAVLELEAKPVLNGLDEPTVSTSKIYFHDGSTDTTSRAVDGTSRIPSLKVIDSIAAVAAYKYPVKVVTLKLDKEHDKIAYQGGQIRLKQLKDNFVKITFSDSLYHRYLHAEALNKDGKPLDNSSWSSGTGDDSDPSGALKKMSKVLSSFIARLDKNGYKDVKALQADIMANMPDELPFGNARNGGYAEGYFKGKIAAVNLYMKDEEKEVSTHLTLINLEPALANLVMAKDDKSGNTGFADVSGKFVIPPTFKKMDQLNSFFFHNEDYNGHYYYRLDTAEKKLVKIDYTANALGQQLAVINKTANDGKAGAMNAAGQIVLPPEYTDISYDEAGKVILANKITEDGPLMGITTICDENGHPLLPTPLFVYGGYNNGLLLVKDKAQNFSFIDNKGRKVINLPGYDKVEPFADGLASVRNKNGDYGFVDVTGKLVIPCIYKQANSFNLGIAMVTKAVGDHNEVGLINTHHEAIVPFKPSTFSNESGEGETREYSMEYGKFDAHGKKVQ; via the coding sequence ATGATGAAATTCGTTAAACCCATTGCCATATTGGCGTTGACCGTATGCTGTTCTTACGCTTGCAAAGAACGAAAACCATCTCCGGAATTGCTGGAATTCGTAAAACAATTTGATGGTAAAAATCTGGCAGAAGCTAAAACACTGCTGGAGGAGCAAAAAGAACAGGTCGACAACTTCCTGTCGTTTATAGGGAAATTCGATAAGGCAACGCCTAAGTCGTACAAAGCAGGTGAAGAAGAAGTGACTACCGCATTCCAGATTCCCGTTGCTGCTGATGTAGCCGCGCAATATACTACCTGGCTGCAACACGCCGGAATCCGCCAGCAATTCAGGTTTCCGGGTGCTGTGCTGGAGCTGGAGGCGAAGCCTGTGCTGAACGGACTTGATGAACCCACAGTCAGTACGTCGAAGATTTACTTCCACGACGGCAGTACCGATACAACGTCCAGGGCAGTGGATGGTACGTCGCGGATCCCATCTCTCAAAGTCATCGACAGCATAGCAGCTGTTGCCGCTTATAAATACCCGGTGAAAGTAGTCACACTGAAACTCGATAAGGAACACGATAAGATAGCTTATCAGGGAGGACAAATAAGGCTTAAGCAATTGAAAGATAATTTTGTGAAGATAACTTTCAGTGACAGCCTGTATCATCGCTACCTGCACGCAGAAGCGTTGAATAAGGATGGAAAGCCGCTCGATAATAGTAGCTGGAGCTCCGGTACCGGCGATGATAGTGATCCCTCTGGTGCATTGAAAAAAATGAGTAAAGTACTGAGCAGTTTTATTGCCAGGCTGGATAAGAACGGTTATAAAGATGTTAAAGCGCTGCAGGCCGATATCATGGCGAACATGCCGGATGAACTGCCTTTCGGAAATGCCCGTAACGGAGGTTATGCAGAGGGGTACTTTAAGGGTAAAATCGCTGCTGTCAATCTTTACATGAAGGATGAAGAGAAAGAGGTTTCAACGCATCTTACACTGATAAACCTGGAACCTGCACTGGCAAACCTCGTGATGGCAAAGGACGATAAAAGCGGTAATACAGGCTTTGCGGATGTTTCCGGTAAGTTTGTTATTCCGCCCACTTTTAAGAAGATGGACCAGCTGAACTCTTTCTTTTTCCACAATGAAGATTACAATGGACATTATTACTACCGGCTTGATACGGCAGAAAAAAAACTGGTGAAGATCGACTATACAGCCAATGCACTCGGACAGCAGCTGGCAGTGATCAACAAAACAGCCAACGATGGCAAGGCAGGCGCCATGAATGCAGCCGGACAAATAGTACTGCCGCCTGAGTACACCGATATCAGTTATGATGAAGCAGGCAAGGTAATACTGGCTAATAAAATCACTGAAGACGGGCCATTGATGGGCATCACCACGATATGCGATGAAAACGGACATCCCCTGTTGCCAACACCATTGTTTGTTTATGGCGGTTACAACAACGGATTGTTGCTGGTGAAAGATAAAGCTCAAAACTTCTCTTTCATTGACAACAAAGGCAGAAAAGTAATCAACCTCCCGGGGTATGATAAGGTAGAACCTTTCGCTGACGGATTGGCCAGCGTGAGAAACAAAAACGGCGACTATGGCTTTGTTGACGTGACCGGTAAGCTGGTAATTCCCTGTATATACAAGCAGGCCAACTCATTTAACCTGGGTATTGCAATGGTTACCAAAGCAGTTGGAGATCATAATGAAGTGGGGTTGATCAATACCCATCATGAAGCAATCGTACCATTTAAACCAAGTACCTTCTCCAATGAATCAGGAGAGGGCGAAACCCGGGAATATAGCATGGAGTACGGTAAGTTTGATGCACACGGAAAGAAGGTGCAGTAA
- a CDS encoding glycoside hydrolase family 43 protein encodes MLRALSLCWLLMTAGIRLQAQDSVYIFAYFKNNGQDGLHLAYSHDGYNWKALKGDSSFLAPTVGDDKLMRDPCIIRGADGLFHMVWTVSWKEKGIGYASSPDLLHWSAQRGIAVMAHESGARNCWAPEITYDPRHKEYMIYWATTIPGRFAAGETTGDDHYNHRLYYMTTKDFQQFSGAKLLYDPGFNVIDATIVPDNRRFIMFLKDETRTPPAKNIRIAQSRRLTGSYSSASAPITGAYWAEGPTVLRIGNRRIVYFDRYMEHRYGAVTSTDLKQWEDISDKLSMPKGIRHGTVLTISREEFDRLSGEH; translated from the coding sequence ATGCTCAGAGCCTTATCCTTATGCTGGTTACTGATGACAGCCGGAATCCGGCTGCAGGCGCAGGATTCCGTATATATCTTTGCCTATTTCAAAAACAATGGCCAGGATGGTTTACACCTGGCGTATAGCCATGACGGATATAACTGGAAGGCATTGAAAGGCGATAGCTCTTTTCTGGCGCCAACCGTGGGAGACGATAAACTGATGCGGGATCCCTGTATTATCCGTGGGGCCGACGGGCTTTTTCATATGGTATGGACGGTCAGCTGGAAAGAAAAAGGAATTGGGTATGCCTCTTCGCCCGACCTGTTGCACTGGTCTGCTCAGCGGGGAATAGCTGTTATGGCGCATGAGTCGGGGGCCCGCAATTGCTGGGCGCCTGAAATCACCTACGACCCGCGGCATAAGGAGTATATGATTTATTGGGCAACTACCATTCCCGGAAGGTTTGCCGCCGGTGAAACTACCGGTGATGATCATTATAATCACCGGCTTTACTATATGACCACAAAAGATTTTCAACAGTTTTCCGGGGCTAAACTGCTTTATGACCCGGGGTTTAATGTAATTGATGCTACCATCGTTCCTGATAACCGGCGTTTTATTATGTTTTTGAAAGATGAAACCCGCACACCACCTGCAAAAAATATACGCATAGCCCAAAGTCGCCGGTTGACGGGCAGTTACAGCAGTGCATCGGCGCCCATTACCGGTGCTTACTGGGCAGAAGGCCCTACAGTGTTGAGAATTGGCAACCGGCGGATCGTGTATTTCGACAGGTATATGGAACATCGCTATGGCGCAGTAACGTCAACAGATCTCAAACAATGGGAGGATATTTCGGATAAGCTTTCCATGCCGAAAGGCATCCGGCATGGCACTGTACTGACCATATCCCGGGAGGAATTTGACCGACTGAGTGGGGAGCATTGA
- a CDS encoding DUF1080 domain-containing protein, translating into MNMNRKCIIAGLVCFAGLGLANPSHVTAQVSAIKNSTVKGGTLIGRWDITVNENGVDRPSWLEVELSGFRTLVGRFVSTGGSARPISKVTFNDNKFSFAIPPQWENEDRDLVLEGNLTDAGISGTIQTSDGHSYSFKGVRAPDLVRKSAPVWGKPVRLFNGKDLSGWKAMGENQWIVKDGILTSPHSGSNLISEQKFQDFKLHVEFRYKEGSNSGVYLRGRYETQIIDNPKTDHPNSHLFGGIYGFLVPSEMAALGPNTWQTYDITLVGRMVTVVANGKTIISNQEIPGITGGALDANEAEPGPIYFQGDHGPIEFRNITITVAK; encoded by the coding sequence ATGAACATGAATAGAAAATGTATTATCGCCGGCCTGGTATGCTTTGCCGGCCTGGGTTTAGCGAATCCTTCCCATGTAACTGCGCAGGTATCAGCCATTAAGAACAGCACAGTGAAGGGAGGAACCCTGATCGGCCGCTGGGACATCACGGTAAATGAAAACGGGGTAGACAGGCCCTCCTGGCTGGAAGTGGAGCTCTCCGGTTTCAGAACGCTGGTAGGCCGCTTTGTCAGCACCGGTGGAAGTGCCCGGCCTATTTCCAAAGTAACGTTCAATGATAATAAATTCAGCTTCGCCATTCCACCACAATGGGAAAACGAAGACCGCGACCTGGTACTGGAAGGCAACCTGACAGATGCGGGCATCAGCGGCACTATTCAGACCAGCGACGGGCATAGCTACTCCTTCAAAGGAGTGAGGGCGCCCGACCTTGTCAGGAAATCAGCACCGGTATGGGGAAAACCCGTCAGGCTCTTCAACGGAAAAGACCTGAGCGGTTGGAAAGCAATGGGAGAGAACCAATGGATTGTAAAAGACGGTATCCTTACCAGTCCGCATTCCGGTTCTAACCTGATCTCCGAGCAGAAATTCCAGGACTTTAAACTGCATGTGGAATTCCGCTATAAAGAAGGCAGCAACAGTGGCGTATACCTGAGAGGCCGTTACGAAACACAGATCATCGATAATCCTAAAACAGATCATCCTAACAGCCATCTGTTTGGCGGTATATACGGATTCCTCGTGCCCAGCGAAATGGCGGCCCTGGGACCCAATACCTGGCAAACCTACGATATCACGCTGGTAGGCCGGATGGTAACAGTGGTAGCTAATGGTAAAACTATCATCAGCAATCAGGAAATCCCCGGTATCACCGGCGGTGCACTGGATGCTAATGAAGCTGAACCAGGTCCGATCTATTTCCAGGGAGATCATGGTCCGATCGAGTTCCGGAATATAACGATAACCGTAGCGAAATAG
- a CDS encoding sterol desaturase family protein, whose product MNTIPEAIAHIFGLSAVRYFLIAGVPFAIFYIALPSKVNRLKIQQRLATKKDFLREIWYSMQSTLVFTLISVAILLTPLRRFTQVYTNINDFPLWYLGATVLIGLIIHDTYFYWMHRLLHHDKLFKLTHLVHHRSTNPSPWTSYSFHLLEAVAEGLVLVILVCVMPMHPLGVLLFTIAAFGINVYGHLGYELMPRNFRHSWLFGVLNSSVYHNLHHSKFKGNYGLYFRIWDRVMGTEHPDYVKEYDKIQLRRFGPESVPAPAKVAGN is encoded by the coding sequence ATGAACACTATTCCTGAAGCTATCGCCCATATTTTCGGCCTTTCGGCGGTAAGATATTTTTTAATTGCAGGGGTGCCCTTTGCCATATTTTATATAGCGCTGCCCTCGAAGGTAAACCGGTTGAAAATACAGCAGCGGCTGGCTACAAAGAAAGACTTCCTCCGGGAAATATGGTATTCCATGCAGAGTACGCTGGTATTTACCCTGATCTCAGTAGCCATATTGCTGACCCCATTAAGACGTTTTACACAAGTATATACTAACATCAACGATTTTCCGCTGTGGTACCTCGGCGCCACCGTGTTAATCGGACTGATTATACATGATACTTATTTCTACTGGATGCACCGGCTGTTGCATCACGATAAACTTTTCAAGCTCACCCACCTGGTGCATCATCGCAGCACTAATCCATCTCCCTGGACATCCTACAGTTTCCATTTGCTGGAAGCCGTTGCAGAAGGCCTGGTACTGGTGATACTGGTGTGTGTAATGCCGATGCATCCGCTGGGAGTGCTGCTGTTTACCATTGCGGCCTTTGGCATCAATGTATACGGGCATCTCGGATATGAACTGATGCCACGGAACTTCCGCCATAGCTGGCTGTTCGGCGTGCTGAATTCATCGGTATACCACAACCTGCATCACAGCAAATTCAAGGGGAACTATGGCTTATATTTTCGTATATGGGACAGGGTTATGGGCACCGAGCACCCTGATTATGTAAAGGAATACGACAAGATACAGTTGAGAAGGTTTGGTCCGGAAAGCGTGCCGGCCCCGGCAAAGGTGGCTGGCAACTGA
- a CDS encoding Crp/Fnr family transcriptional regulator, with amino-acid sequence MIPASIDLLENILQSLNGILPGDTQPLFALTRRLSLEEGEVYIREGDTSRKLAFIEQGIMRAYAVKENGDDATLFLRWEGQFIASHDTIVHQQPARFIYRALEPVTLLEVDYDKLDNILREHPQFEPLRVQVLQRMIGEALKVVEDFVLLSPEERYLQLVEKRQDIVNRVSDKYIASMLGVTPVSLSRIRKRIHSKGRK; translated from the coding sequence ATGATACCTGCTTCGATAGATCTGTTGGAAAATATTTTACAAAGCCTGAATGGCATATTACCAGGCGATACCCAGCCATTATTTGCACTCACCAGGCGCCTGAGCCTTGAAGAAGGGGAAGTGTATATCCGCGAAGGTGATACCTCCCGTAAACTTGCATTTATAGAGCAGGGTATTATGCGGGCTTATGCCGTCAAAGAGAATGGTGACGATGCGACGCTGTTTCTCCGGTGGGAAGGGCAATTCATTGCCTCGCACGACACGATTGTGCATCAACAGCCTGCCCGCTTTATCTACCGCGCTTTGGAGCCCGTTACGCTGCTGGAAGTAGATTATGATAAACTGGATAATATACTCCGGGAACATCCGCAGTTTGAACCGCTTCGTGTACAGGTGCTGCAGCGGATGATAGGAGAGGCACTTAAAGTAGTGGAAGATTTCGTGTTGCTGTCGCCCGAAGAACGTTATCTGCAGCTCGTGGAAAAACGCCAGGATATTGTTAACCGCGTATCCGATAAATACATCGCTTCCATGCTGGGTGTTACCCCGGTATCCCTCAGCAGAATCAGGAAGCGCATTCACAGCAAGGGCCGGAAGTAG
- a CDS encoding DUF72 domain-containing protein, translating to MDFGANWKIYDQLDLSLPADEWVTGNVLTGAAGSTLRIGTSGWSRKEYAGTLYPKGLREADQLTEYSRLFNCVELNATHYKIYSPGDIRKWVEKTRGRDFMFCPKVPQLISHQSTLLNAATETTAFIEGIRAFGSQLGPVFLQLSEYFSPVRKQNLYRYLEQLPDDIRFYVEVRHPDWFSNESERREFFATLHELGIGAVITDTPGRRDCLHAGLTIPHLFLRFVTPGGHSLDMTRLITWKARIEEWKGKGLEDIYLFLHVHDGKYEAGFYQEVQHLFGLTAHQQTQMSLF from the coding sequence ATGGATTTTGGCGCTAACTGGAAAATATATGACCAACTGGATCTTTCCCTCCCGGCCGACGAATGGGTGACGGGAAACGTATTAACCGGAGCAGCCGGCAGCACATTGCGGATTGGTACATCGGGCTGGAGCAGGAAGGAATATGCAGGTACATTATATCCCAAAGGGCTCCGTGAAGCGGACCAGCTGACGGAATACAGCCGTTTGTTCAACTGCGTGGAACTGAATGCCACACACTATAAAATATACAGCCCCGGCGATATCCGTAAATGGGTGGAGAAAACCAGGGGACGCGATTTTATGTTTTGCCCAAAGGTTCCCCAGCTGATCAGCCACCAGAGCACTTTACTCAACGCTGCCACAGAAACAACCGCTTTTATTGAAGGCATCCGGGCCTTCGGAAGCCAACTCGGACCGGTATTCCTGCAGCTAAGCGAATATTTTTCGCCAGTGCGTAAACAGAACCTGTACCGCTATCTGGAACAATTACCGGATGATATAAGATTTTATGTAGAAGTAAGACATCCCGACTGGTTCAGCAATGAAAGCGAACGCCGCGAATTTTTCGCCACCCTGCATGAGCTGGGTATAGGCGCGGTGATCACCGATACGCCCGGCCGCAGGGATTGTTTGCATGCCGGGTTAACAATACCCCACCTGTTCCTGCGCTTTGTAACCCCGGGCGGCCATTCCCTCGATATGACGCGCCTGATCACGTGGAAAGCACGTATAGAAGAATGGAAGGGTAAGGGATTGGAAGATATATACCTGTTCCTGCATGTTCATGATGGTAAATATGAAGCCGGTTTTTATCAGGAAGTTCAGCATCTTTTTGGATTAACGGCACATCAGCAAACCCAGATGAGCCTCTTTTAG